In Myxocyprinus asiaticus isolate MX2 ecotype Aquarium Trade chromosome 16, UBuf_Myxa_2, whole genome shotgun sequence, a single window of DNA contains:
- the LOC127454170 gene encoding tumor necrosis factor, alpha-induced protein 8-like protein 2 B isoform X1 codes for METFNSKEMALKAQKKILSQMANRSMVQMFIDDNSSEILDELYHVSKEYSGNRSEAQKVVKDLIKVVVKIAVLFRHNRFSDEELKLAQTFKKKLHQGAMTAISFHELPTMSGPPLVGAGSTKELVDFTFDKAVMSEILKECRDMLLKLVNIHLTPKSHGRINHVFNHYSDPELLTQLYNPSGPLKHHLTKICNGLNKLLEDGTL; via the exons ATGGAGACGTTCAACTCCAAGGAAATGGCTCTGAAAGCCCAGAAAAAGATCCTGAGCCAAATGGCCAACAGGTCTATGGTGCAGATGTTCATCGATGACAACAGCAGTGAGATTTTAGATGAGCTTTACCACGTGTCAAAAGAGTACTCTGGAAACCGTTCAGAGGCCCAGAAAGTGGTAAAAGACCTCATTAAAGTGGTGGTGAAGATTGCAGTCCTTTTCAGGCACAATCGGTTCAGTGATGAGGAGCTAAAGTTGGCTCAGACCTTCAAAAAGAAACTACACCAGGGAGCCATGACAGCCATAAGCTTCCACGAG CTTCCAACAATGTCAGGTCCACCATTGGTTGGGGCAGGATCCACAAAGGAATTG GTAGATTTCACATTTGACAAGGCAGTTATGTCAGAAATCCTGAAAGAGTGTAGGGACATGCTGCTGAAGCTTGTAAACATTCACCTCACACCAAAATCTCATGGACGCATCAACCATGTTTTCAACCATTACTCTGACCCCGAGCTCCTCACCCAGCTTTACAACCCATCTGGGCCCCTCAAGCACCACCTTACCAAAATCTGCAATGGGCTTAACAAACTGCTGGAGGATGGGACGTTATGA
- the LOC127454170 gene encoding tumor necrosis factor, alpha-induced protein 8-like protein 2 B isoform X2: METFNSKEMALKAQKKILSQMANRSMVQMFIDDNSSEILDELYHVSKEYSGNRSEAQKVVKDLIKVVVKIAVLFRHNRFSDEELKLAQTFKKKLHQGAMTAISFHEVDFTFDKAVMSEILKECRDMLLKLVNIHLTPKSHGRINHVFNHYSDPELLTQLYNPSGPLKHHLTKICNGLNKLLEDGTL, translated from the exons ATGGAGACGTTCAACTCCAAGGAAATGGCTCTGAAAGCCCAGAAAAAGATCCTGAGCCAAATGGCCAACAGGTCTATGGTGCAGATGTTCATCGATGACAACAGCAGTGAGATTTTAGATGAGCTTTACCACGTGTCAAAAGAGTACTCTGGAAACCGTTCAGAGGCCCAGAAAGTGGTAAAAGACCTCATTAAAGTGGTGGTGAAGATTGCAGTCCTTTTCAGGCACAATCGGTTCAGTGATGAGGAGCTAAAGTTGGCTCAGACCTTCAAAAAGAAACTACACCAGGGAGCCATGACAGCCATAAGCTTCCACGAG GTAGATTTCACATTTGACAAGGCAGTTATGTCAGAAATCCTGAAAGAGTGTAGGGACATGCTGCTGAAGCTTGTAAACATTCACCTCACACCAAAATCTCATGGACGCATCAACCATGTTTTCAACCATTACTCTGACCCCGAGCTCCTCACCCAGCTTTACAACCCATCTGGGCCCCTCAAGCACCACCTTACCAAAATCTGCAATGGGCTTAACAAACTGCTGGAGGATGGGACGTTATGA